AGCCTGGGAACATTCATCGTGAGTCCGAATGCGATTTTTCATGCTTTTCACATCTGCAATCCCgctaattgaattgtttatCAGTCctgaaataaatcaaataaaaggaaatactGTACTATGACCAGACAACTATGTTGTTACCTTTCTATGCCACTCCCAAGAATCAGactaaaatctaaaaaaatatgtattgtTCTATTGTAATCATAACAAATGTAGTATTTTATATCACTCACTTTCTTGCGTACATTTTAGATTACCCCAACTTGAAATCTCCGATCCAGATGTCACTGCTATAATCCCCTTTCCCACGGCTATCAGTCGGCAGAACTCTTAACGCACTTCCACTACATAAATTCGCTTGGATTCGTACTGGAAACATTGGCATTGGACACTGAACCCTTTGCTAAGTGGCAAACATCAGGGGAAAGTCGCTGGGCGTTGCGAATGACGACAAATTACACACACCAACTGCTGGGCCCGTGTCTTCGGTCGGGTATTTACAGGAAATTTGCAAACAATATTGATTTCGGAGcgatcaaaataaaaattaatcaaTGCACttaaaaatttcgaaaaaacacacacataaagaAGCAAACTCAATGACGCGGAAAAGGTAAAGGGTGTGCTGTGCTATGGTATAGTGTAGTGTGGAGGGAACCCCTTTTTTGATCAACCCTCGACTATGACTTTAAAGTGCTCGAAAGGAACTTAACTAATTTATAACTTATGACTGCACGGCCATGGACAATTTTCCATGCCACTACAAAGGAGAGCAAAAGCCAAAATTTGACATGAGTAGCGGTCGCTTAACCGAAACCATGTGTAAaccctttttttgtttttttttttttattttaaattcaaagtaAACCCTTCAGTCGGGACATGTGAGTGTGCACATGTCAGCAAGCGAATTAATCGAAGAGaaatgatttatttagcgCTCGGACAGACGGAACGCTTTCGAATGCTTCGATGACCCCGGGGAAAGGGTTAGGGTCCAATGCAACCCTCGTGCAATTCCGATTCGCAcccaaatcaaatttaaactGTTTTCAAAACTGCACCTCTTTGGCTCATTGATGGGCATTTATTGGTCCAGAGGGTTGGTCCTGCAATTTGGGCTTCTTTTCTGCGTTTTCTCGCTGTGAGAACTGCAATTTTTCACCGTAAATTCACActgcattttttattaaacatcCTTTTACTGTTGTGAGTTTCTTCcttcaaaatatttacgaCCACCTTTGATTTGTAATGGCATTTCTTGGCTGTTTGAGTGATTCGAGAGGGGAAGTTTGTTTTGATGCTTTCAATTTGCTAGAAAtgtgaaattaataaaatgaatgcagttaaatcataaaaacaatttttggaTTAAGGTGGGAATTCGGTAACCCGGATTtcttatgttttatttattgcgcTATCCCGACTcaaaatattgtatatttcGACAGCTGAAACTATTCGAAATTGATATTCACATGgagtatttatatatttggcAAATCTGGCTTTATGGTGGAAGGAATTTTTTATTAAGCTTTATGGGCCTGCATGTAACGTTTTTCGCTATAAACAGTAAAAGTATATTCATTTAGTAAATGCTCTGTAGTTTTATATAGTTTGGTACGTCAATCGAAGAGAAATTGAAAATCTGGCTAAGTTCCCAAATCTCGAATTGATTCCCAAAATTACAGCAATACAGGCTATCTTTGATAAGCTGCTCAAAAGTAATCAAAATTAGGTAGTGAAAATGTCGAACGCTAAGCTGGACAGTAAGGTGGTGCAGAACCTGAAGGACATTGCCCAGAAGCTGCGTATCCACTCGATCACCTCGACGCAGGCGGCCAAGTCGGGTCATCCGACCTCCTGTGCCTCATTGGCGGAGATAATGGCGGTGCTGTTCTTCCAGCAGATGCGCCTGAACATGAAGCATCCTCGCGATCCTTCCAGCGATCGATTGGTGCTATCCAAGGGACATGCAGCACCCATTCTGTACGCCGCTTGGGCGGAGGCAGGACTCTTTCCGGTGGAGGAGCTGCGAAATCTGCGCAAGGTGGACAGCGATCTCGAGGGTCATCCCACTCCGCGGCTGAGTTTCATCGATGTGAGCACTGGATCCCTGGGCCAGGGCATCTCCGTGGCCGCTGGCATGGCCTATGTGGGCAAGTACCTGGACAAGGCCGACTATCGCACATATGTGATCGTGGGCGATGGCGAGGCCACCGAGGGAGCCGTCTGGGAATCGCTCCACTTTGCCGGCCACTACTGCCTGGACAACCTGTGCGTCATTTTCGACATGAACAAGATCTTCTGCTCGGACATTGGCACTGAAATGGAGGTTTACCGGGAGCGGTTAGACGCCTTCGGCTTCAATGCCCTGGTCTTGAATGGCCACGATATCGATGAGCTGGTCAAGGCCTTTTTCAATGCGGCCAGCACCAAGGGCAAGCCCACGGCGCTTTTGGCCAAGACGATCAAGGGAAAGGACTTTGTGGGCATCGAAGGAATCGACGAAATGCATGCCCAGCCATTGGGCAAAAGGGCTGAACTTGCAATCAAAAACTTGCAGGTGAGATTAAAACACCATTTAAAGGTTAACTTTGTTATGATATCATGTGTTTCCTTAGATGAAAATCGCCAATCCCAATGTGCGCCTGTCGCCCAAGAAGGTGGGAAAGTGCGGCCACGCCCCCGAGGTGCACATCAACAACATAATGCTCTGCAGTCCGCCCAATTATCGGCTGGGCGATTCGGTGGCGCCCCGCTTTGCCTACGGAACCGCCCTGGCCAAGATCGCGGCTGACAACCCGCGGGTAATAGCCCTCGATGGCGACACCAAGAACTCCACGTACGCGGACAAGATGAGGAACGCGTTTCCGGAGCGTTTCATCGAGTGCTTCACGGCGCAGCAGAAtctggtgggcgtggccgtgggcGCCACCTGTCGCCGTCGCACTGTGGCCTTCGTCTCCACGTATGCCACCTTCTTCACGCGGGCCTTCGATCAGATCCGCATGGGCGCCATATCGCACACGAATGTGAACTTCGCGGGCTCCCACTGTGGCTGCAGCATCGGGGAGGATGGCCCCTCCCAAATGGGACTGGAGGACATAGCCATGTTCAGGAGCATTCCCGGGAGCACGGTCTTCTATCCCACGGACGCAGTGAGCACGGAGAGGGCGGTGGAACTAGCCGCCAACACAAAGGGCGTGTGCTTCATCCGCACCACGTATCCGAACACCACGGTGATCTACAACAATGACGAGATCTTTTCCGTGGGAGTGGGCAAAGTGGTGCGCCAGAAGCCCTCGGATGAGGTGCTCCTGATTGGAGCCGGGGTCACACTGTACGAGTGCCTAGCCGCAGCGGAGAGATTGGAGGAGGATTGCATAACGGCGCGCGTGATTGACCCCTTCACAGTGAAGCCCCTCGATGTGCAACTAATCGTGAAGCACGGAAAACTCTGCCACGGCAGGGTCGTCGTGGCGGAGGATCACTACCAGCAGGGCGGACTGGGCGAGGCGGTGCTCAGTGCTTTGGCCGACTATCGCAACTTTGTGGTCAAGCACCTCTATGTGACCACTGTACCGCGATCGGGACCTCCGGCCGTTCTGCTGGACATGTTTGGGGTCTCTTCCAGAAATATCTACAAGGCTAGCGTGGCCATCATGAAGAAGTGAGAAGCTTGTATAAATTTATCTAAGCTGTGACATAAACAAATTTAGAAGTGTgacttaaacaattttaaaattcaagttCTATCTGTATCGCAAACTTTTCAATAACTCtcatttacaaattaaaaatgtaattttgttttatatattgcTTATTA
This portion of the Drosophila santomea strain STO CAGO 1482 chromosome 3L, Prin_Dsan_1.1, whole genome shotgun sequence genome encodes:
- the LOC120449799 gene encoding transketolase-like protein 2; the encoded protein is MSNAKLDSKVVQNLKDIAQKLRIHSITSTQAAKSGHPTSCASLAEIMAVLFFQQMRLNMKHPRDPSSDRLVLSKGHAAPILYAAWAEAGLFPVEELRNLRKVDSDLEGHPTPRLSFIDVSTGSLGQGISVAAGMAYVGKYLDKADYRTYVIVGDGEATEGAVWESLHFAGHYCLDNLCVIFDMNKIFCSDIGTEMEVYRERLDAFGFNALVLNGHDIDELVKAFFNAASTKGKPTALLAKTIKGKDFVGIEGIDEMHAQPLGKRAELAIKNLQMKIANPNVRLSPKKVGKCGHAPEVHINNIMLCSPPNYRLGDSVAPRFAYGTALAKIAADNPRVIALDGDTKNSTYADKMRNAFPERFIECFTAQQNLVGVAVGATCRRRTVAFVSTYATFFTRAFDQIRMGAISHTNVNFAGSHCGCSIGEDGPSQMGLEDIAMFRSIPGSTVFYPTDAVSTERAVELAANTKGVCFIRTTYPNTTVIYNNDEIFSVGVGKVVRQKPSDEVLLIGAGVTLYECLAAAERLEEDCITARVIDPFTVKPLDVQLIVKHGKLCHGRVVVAEDHYQQGGLGEAVLSALADYRNFVVKHLYVTTVPRSGPPAVLLDMFGVSSRNIYKASVAIMKK